Proteins from a genomic interval of Maylandia zebra isolate NMK-2024a linkage group LG15, Mzebra_GT3a, whole genome shotgun sequence:
- the scara3 gene encoding scavenger receptor class A member 3 isoform X2 — MKDNYGGYENQLFKEEDFTGEEEEMPSFRGRSRGGCVRCQQSHSLQLAVKILYGFVAFLIITVAVLASLVFRKVDSLSEEESAYYKKITKVQQGIEDVRTTSNCSGCLDATLYSEEISKLKKEFEDIQRMILAQEQVLDQASKTQSTLKDTSNRLTRDIQNHLMSIKVLNQSLERYLDRVEGWKDVVEETQEKIKTLLEDSFDIKATAHQVNTTVAHSTQWIDALQRKADEDTYVLHKLTSDWQNYSRVLSAIKSNTSSTMQTMRFLQNNIVADHQRIAISTELYYDLTHQVMNLQMQLDNVSTFTDEHEENMHDLHYHSRYYENRTGERFSALDGRLNSIEMEIVSISSSVNATVSHVQSMYKYINTESSSCQTRLGRHTDELQNLNNTVLLLLHLADTLRQQNLLLNVRLDMDIRNLSMVMEEMKLVDVHHTQLMQNFTILKGAPGPPGPKGNRGESGPKGPIGLTGSKGDRGPTGNRGPAGPKGSPGPKGVPGERGPSGSRGAQGSKGDKGSMGPPGPKGERGQKGDMGPPGKDCLPGPPGSPGIEGQAGIPGISGPIGPKGKQGPVGPHGPPGVSGPPGLACSHDRINNPTQGTVAPAAGSKRQ, encoded by the exons atgaaa GACAACTATGGTGGATATGAGAACCAGCTTTTCAAAG aggaGGACTTCactggagaggaggaggaaatgcCTTCATTTAGAG GTCGTAGTCGAGGTGGCTGTGTGCGGTGCCAGCAGAGCCATTCTCTTCAACTGGCTGTCAAAATCCTCTATGGATTTGTTGCCTTCCTAATCATAACTGTTGCAGTGCTGGCTTCACTTG TGTTCAGGAAGGTGGACAGCCTCTCTGAAGAAGAGTCAGCTTACTACAAAAAGATCACAAAGGTCCAGCAAGGAATAGAGG ATGTGAGGACCACATCTAACTGTTCAGGCTGCCTGGATGCAACTCTGTACAGTGAGGAGATCAGTAAACTGAAGAAAGAGTTTGAAGACATTCAGAGAATGATACTGGCACAGGAGCAG GTCCTGGACCAAGCCTCCAAGACCCAGTCGACACTAAAGGATACAAGTAACCGGCTGACACGTGACATCCAAAACCACCTTATGTCAATCAAAGTTCTCAATCAGTCACTGGAAAGATACCTGGATCGGGTGGAGGGCTGGAAGGACGTGGTTGAAGAAACTCAGGAGAAGATAAAAACACTGCTGGAGGATTCGTTTGACATCAAAGCTACAGCGCATCAAGTTAATACAACAGTGGCACACAG TACACAGTGGATAGATgccctgcagagaaaagcagatgAGGATACGTATGTCCTCCATAAATTAACCAGTGACTGGCAGAACTACAGCCGGGTTCTGAGTGCTATCAAGTCCAACACCAGCAGCACAATGCAAACCATGCGCTTCCTACAGAACAACATCGTAGCAGATCACCAAAGGATCGCCATATCCACTGAGCTCTACTATGATCTCACTCACCAG GTGATGAACTTACAGATGCAGCTAGACAACGTGTCAACATTCACGGACGAACATGAGGAGAACATGCATGACCTTCACTACCATTCAAG GTACTATGAGAACCGGACGGGTGAGCGGTTCTCTGCCTTGGATGGTCGCTTGAACTCTATTGAGATGGAAATTGTCTCAATCTCCTCCAGCGTCAATGCTACTGTGAGCCACGTCCAAAGCATGTATAAGTACATCAACACAGAGAGCTCGTCATGCCAGACTCGCCTGGGCAGACACACCGATGAACTGCAG AACTTGAACAACACAGTCTTGCTACTGCTGCACTTAGCTGACACTCTAAGGCAGCAGAACCTGTTGCTGAATGTCCGACTGGACATGGACATCAGGAATTTGTCTATGGTGATGGAGGAGATGAAACTAGTAGATGTTCACCATACACAGCTAATGCAGAACTTCACTATACTTAAAG GCGCTCCTGGACCCCCAGGACCCAAAGGGAACCGTGGTGAAAGTGGCCCAAAAGGACCCATTGGGCTGACTGGCAGCAAAGGTGACCGAGGCCCTACAGGAAATCGTGGACCTGCTGGACCTAAAGGTTCACCTGGTCCCAAAGGAGTACCTGGTGAAAGAGGCCCTAGTGGCAGTAGAGGGGCACAAGGTAGCAAAGGAGATAAGGGGTCCATGGGTCCACCAGGCCCAAAGGGTGAGAGGGGCCAGAAAGGTGATATGGGTCCCCCTGGTAAAGATTGTCTCCCAGGACCTCCAGGGTCTCCAGGGATCGAGGGCCAGGCCGGAATACCTGGCATTAGCGGGCCAATAGGACCCAAAGGAAAACAGGGGCCAGTGGGGCCGCATGGACCACCAGGAGTCTCTGGACCTCCTGGCTTGGCGTGCAGCCATGACCGAATCAACAACCCCACACAAGGGACTGTGGCACCTGCTGCTGGTTCCAAGAGACAATAG
- the scara3 gene encoding scavenger receptor class A member 3 isoform X1: protein MKDNYGGYENQLFKEEDFTGEEEEMPSFRGRSRGGCVRCQQSHSLQLAVKILYGFVAFLIITVAVLASLVFRKVDSLSEEESAYYKKITKVQQGIEDVRTTSNCSGCLDATLYSEEISKLKKEFEDIQRMILAQEQVLDQASKTQSTLKDTSNRLTRDIQNHLMSIKVLNQSLERYLDRVEGWKDVVEETQEKIKTLLEDSFDIKATAHQVNTTVAHSTQWIDALQRKADEDTYVLHKLTSDWQNYSRVLSAIKSNTSSTMQTMRFLQNNIVADHQRIAISTELYYDLTHQVMNLQMQLDNVSTFTDEHEENMHDLHYHSRYYENRTGERFSALDGRLNSIEMEIVSISSSVNATVSHVQSMYKYINTESSSCQTRLGRHTDELQNLNNTVLLLLHLADTLRQQNLLLNVRLDMDIRNLSMVMEEMKLVDVHHTQLMQNFTILKGAPGPPGPKGNRGESGPKGPIGLTGSKGDRGPTGNRGPAGPKGSPGPKGVPGERGPSGSRGAQGSKGDKGSMGPPGPKGERGQKGDMGPPGKDCLPGPPGSPGIEGQAGIPGISGPIGPKGKQGPVGPHGPPGVSGPPGLACSHDRINNPTQGTVAPAAGSKRQ from the exons ATGAAAG ACAACTATGGTGGATATGAGAACCAGCTTTTCAAAG aggaGGACTTCactggagaggaggaggaaatgcCTTCATTTAGAG GTCGTAGTCGAGGTGGCTGTGTGCGGTGCCAGCAGAGCCATTCTCTTCAACTGGCTGTCAAAATCCTCTATGGATTTGTTGCCTTCCTAATCATAACTGTTGCAGTGCTGGCTTCACTTG TGTTCAGGAAGGTGGACAGCCTCTCTGAAGAAGAGTCAGCTTACTACAAAAAGATCACAAAGGTCCAGCAAGGAATAGAGG ATGTGAGGACCACATCTAACTGTTCAGGCTGCCTGGATGCAACTCTGTACAGTGAGGAGATCAGTAAACTGAAGAAAGAGTTTGAAGACATTCAGAGAATGATACTGGCACAGGAGCAG GTCCTGGACCAAGCCTCCAAGACCCAGTCGACACTAAAGGATACAAGTAACCGGCTGACACGTGACATCCAAAACCACCTTATGTCAATCAAAGTTCTCAATCAGTCACTGGAAAGATACCTGGATCGGGTGGAGGGCTGGAAGGACGTGGTTGAAGAAACTCAGGAGAAGATAAAAACACTGCTGGAGGATTCGTTTGACATCAAAGCTACAGCGCATCAAGTTAATACAACAGTGGCACACAG TACACAGTGGATAGATgccctgcagagaaaagcagatgAGGATACGTATGTCCTCCATAAATTAACCAGTGACTGGCAGAACTACAGCCGGGTTCTGAGTGCTATCAAGTCCAACACCAGCAGCACAATGCAAACCATGCGCTTCCTACAGAACAACATCGTAGCAGATCACCAAAGGATCGCCATATCCACTGAGCTCTACTATGATCTCACTCACCAG GTGATGAACTTACAGATGCAGCTAGACAACGTGTCAACATTCACGGACGAACATGAGGAGAACATGCATGACCTTCACTACCATTCAAG GTACTATGAGAACCGGACGGGTGAGCGGTTCTCTGCCTTGGATGGTCGCTTGAACTCTATTGAGATGGAAATTGTCTCAATCTCCTCCAGCGTCAATGCTACTGTGAGCCACGTCCAAAGCATGTATAAGTACATCAACACAGAGAGCTCGTCATGCCAGACTCGCCTGGGCAGACACACCGATGAACTGCAG AACTTGAACAACACAGTCTTGCTACTGCTGCACTTAGCTGACACTCTAAGGCAGCAGAACCTGTTGCTGAATGTCCGACTGGACATGGACATCAGGAATTTGTCTATGGTGATGGAGGAGATGAAACTAGTAGATGTTCACCATACACAGCTAATGCAGAACTTCACTATACTTAAAG GCGCTCCTGGACCCCCAGGACCCAAAGGGAACCGTGGTGAAAGTGGCCCAAAAGGACCCATTGGGCTGACTGGCAGCAAAGGTGACCGAGGCCCTACAGGAAATCGTGGACCTGCTGGACCTAAAGGTTCACCTGGTCCCAAAGGAGTACCTGGTGAAAGAGGCCCTAGTGGCAGTAGAGGGGCACAAGGTAGCAAAGGAGATAAGGGGTCCATGGGTCCACCAGGCCCAAAGGGTGAGAGGGGCCAGAAAGGTGATATGGGTCCCCCTGGTAAAGATTGTCTCCCAGGACCTCCAGGGTCTCCAGGGATCGAGGGCCAGGCCGGAATACCTGGCATTAGCGGGCCAATAGGACCCAAAGGAAAACAGGGGCCAGTGGGGCCGCATGGACCACCAGGAGTCTCTGGACCTCCTGGCTTGGCGTGCAGCCATGACCGAATCAACAACCCCACACAAGGGACTGTGGCACCTGCTGCTGGTTCCAAGAGACAATAG